The nucleotide window CACCCCCTCAGGTCCATCATTGCGGTGAATTCCGCCTCGCAGGCCAGTTGCCCCTCGACCGTGGCGCGGCCGTCGAATTTCCAGATCTTGCCGCCGCCGCGCTTGACCGTCACCTGCAGCTCCAGCACGTCGCCCGGCACCACCTTGCGGCGGAACTTGCAGCCGTCGATGCCCATGAAATAGACCAAGAGGTCGCGGTCCACCACATTCATGGAAATCCCCACCAGCACCGCCGAGGCCTGCGCCATCGCCTCGACGATGGTGACGCCCGGCATGATCGGCGCGCCGGGAAAATGGCCCTGGAAATGCGGCTCGTTGAAGGTCACGTTCTTCACGCCGATGGCGGATTTGAACGGTACGATCTCGCGGACCTTGTCGATCAGCAGGAACGGGTAGCGATGCGGAATGATCCGCTGGATCAGGTGGATATCGGCTTCTGTTGCAGGAAAGGGAGTCTTGCCCGGCGCGGCGCCGGCGGCTTCTTCAGTCATCTATCCTCTTTCCCTCGCAATCGCTCTGGTCATTCCGCGCGGCCCCGCAACTCATCCCGGGGCCAGACGATCAGGGCCGGCCCTTCGCTTGGGCCGGCTTGCCTTTGGTCTTGCTAGCAATTCGCCCTCGGCGAGGCAAGGCGCTGGTGTCCGGTCAGTCTGCGGCCCGCGCAGGAGCGCCTTCGCCCTCTGCCTCAATCGCGTCTGAAATCTCGGGCGCCTCGCCCGGCCCCAGCCGCTGATCGGCCAGCGCCACCATCTCGTCGGTCACGTCGATCTGGCTGTCGGCCAGCGAGATCGCGCGTGCATTGAGGATCGCCACCGCCCCATGCCGGCGCATCACCTCGGACAGGATCGGCGCTGCGGCAGTGAAAAAGGCGCGCCGTTCCGCATCGCGCAGCCGCAATATGGCCCGCGCCTTCAGATCCTGCGCACGTCGGATGCCGGTCACCCGCTGGTCGAAGGCATCGGCCTCGGCGCGGAAGGCGGCGGGGTCCATGCTGGGGCGGCGGTCGGTCAGGGATTTCTCCTCGGCCAGCAACTGTGCCTCGATCCGGCGATTTTCCGCAGCAAGCCCGGCGGCAGCAACATCAATCTCGGCCTCGGCCCGCGTCCCCCAGGCAGACTGTTCGAACAACTCCTCGTCATTCAGCGTCAGGATCGGCACCTGCGGCACGGCTGTTCCGGTGGGAAAGCTGGTGGCCGGCTGCCCGGTCACCGCCCTGCCAGACGCGCCCAACCCGAACTCCGGCGCCGGGCCCTCTTGCGCCGGCGCTGCGCCAGCGGCCAGCAGCAGGGCAAGCGTCAGCGTGCAGCAGCCCTGGGCAAGCCTTGCCATCGCACGCTGCCCGCCGCCGCGCATCAGAAGCGCGTCGAAACGGTCAGGTCGAAGTTCTGTTCGACATCATAGTCTTCCTTGGCCAGCGCCTTCGAGAAGTTGAAGCGCAGCGGCCCGATCGGCGTTGTCCAGAACACCGAGAAGCCGACGGCCGCACGCACGCTGATACCATCATCAACCTGACAGACCCCGTCGCCATCAAGATCGTTGCAGCCTGTGGACAACCCGCCATCGGTGGTGTCGAGCCCCCAGACAGAGCCGACATCCAGGAACAGCCCGCCGGTGATCCCGTATTCTTCAGGGATTCCCAACGGGAATTCGGCCTCGAACCGCGCCACGGCGTAGTAGTTGCCGCCAAGCGGATCTTCGTTTTCCACGTCCAGATCGCGCGGGCCGATGCCCCGGCTTTCGAAGCCGCGCATCCCCCCCGCGAAGAAACGGTCCGTCACCCGCGACTCGGTGCCGTTCAGCGCAGTATAGGCGCCGCCCTCGAGCTCGGCCCGCAATGTCCATTCCTCGTTGAACACCTTGGT belongs to Frigidibacter mobilis and includes:
- a CDS encoding OmpH family outer membrane protein, whose amino-acid sequence is MARLAQGCCTLTLALLLAAGAAPAQEGPAPEFGLGASGRAVTGQPATSFPTGTAVPQVPILTLNDEELFEQSAWGTRAEAEIDVAAAGLAAENRRIEAQLLAEEKSLTDRRPSMDPAAFRAEADAFDQRVTGIRRAQDLKARAILRLRDAERRAFFTAAAPILSEVMRRHGAVAILNARAISLADSQIDVTDEMVALADQRLGPGEAPEISDAIEAEGEGAPARAAD
- the fabZ gene encoding 3-hydroxyacyl-ACP dehydratase FabZ; translation: MTEEAAGAAPGKTPFPATEADIHLIQRIIPHRYPFLLIDKVREIVPFKSAIGVKNVTFNEPHFQGHFPGAPIMPGVTIVEAMAQASAVLVGISMNVVDRDLLVYFMGIDGCKFRRKVVPGDVLELQVTVKRGGGKIWKFDGRATVEGQLACEAEFTAMMDLRG